Proteins encoded together in one Sinorhizobium sp. B11 window:
- the queD gene encoding 6-carboxytetrahydropterin synthase QueD, with amino-acid sequence MYRITKEFHFSASHQLSHLPDDHQCARLHGHNYIVEVELSASDLNEDGFVRDYHELAPLKRYIDECFDHRHLNDALGHERVTSEWLAKHFYDWCKERLPETSAVRVSETPKTWAEYRP; translated from the coding sequence ATGTACCGGATCACCAAGGAGTTCCATTTTTCCGCCTCGCATCAGCTGTCCCATCTTCCTGACGACCACCAGTGCGCGCGTCTCCACGGGCACAATTATATCGTCGAGGTCGAGCTTTCGGCCTCCGACTTGAACGAGGACGGCTTTGTCCGCGACTATCACGAGCTTGCGCCTCTCAAACGGTATATCGACGAATGCTTCGATCACCGGCATCTCAATGATGCGCTAGGCCATGAGCGGGTAACGTCAGAATGGCTCGCCAAGCATTTTTACGACTGGTGCAAGGAAAGGCTGCCGGAAACATCGGCGGTCAGGGTAAGCGAGACGCCGAAGACATGGGCGGAATATCGCCCATGA
- a CDS encoding carbohydrate ABC transporter permease, with the protein MRRSILPIIAHRLAILVYVIFALFPLFWLLKVSVTPNDLLYTEGVRMWPSRTTWEHYSFVLQHSAFPTFFKNSVIVSASTAITVTICASLSGYALSRFTFRAKYWIVALMLLTQMFPLVMLVAPIFKILSPLHLTNSLTGLVIVYTAFNVPFATFLMQSFFDGIPKDLEEAAMIDGATQFMAFRQIILPLTLPGIAATLGFVFTAAWSELLFALMLINGNDAATFPVGLLTFVSKFSVDFGQMMAAGVMALIPAGLFFLLIQRYLVQGLTAGAVKG; encoded by the coding sequence ATGAGACGATCCATTCTCCCCATCATCGCGCACCGTCTGGCGATCCTCGTCTATGTCATCTTCGCGCTTTTCCCGCTCTTCTGGCTTTTGAAGGTCTCGGTAACGCCGAATGACCTGCTTTATACCGAAGGCGTCCGCATGTGGCCGTCGCGGACCACTTGGGAACACTATAGTTTCGTGCTGCAGCACAGCGCCTTCCCAACCTTCTTCAAGAACAGCGTTATCGTCTCGGCTTCGACGGCGATCACGGTGACGATCTGTGCCTCGCTGTCCGGCTACGCTTTGTCGCGCTTCACCTTCCGGGCGAAATACTGGATCGTGGCACTGATGCTGCTGACACAGATGTTCCCGCTCGTCATGCTGGTGGCGCCGATCTTCAAGATTCTGTCGCCCCTGCACCTGACGAACAGCCTGACCGGTCTCGTCATCGTCTACACCGCCTTCAATGTGCCCTTTGCGACCTTCCTGATGCAGTCCTTCTTCGATGGCATTCCGAAGGACCTCGAAGAGGCGGCGATGATCGATGGGGCCACCCAGTTCATGGCCTTCCGTCAGATCATCCTGCCGCTGACGCTGCCCGGCATTGCGGCAACTCTCGGCTTCGTCTTCACGGCGGCGTGGAGCGAGCTGCTCTTTGCATTGATGCTGATCAACGGCAATGACGCGGCGACCTTCCCGGTTGGCCTTCTTACCTTCGTTTCGAAATTCTCCGTGGATTTCGGGCAGATGATGGCGGCAGGCGTCATGGCGCTTATCCCGGCCGGCCTCTTCTTCCTGCTCATCCAGCGTTATCTCGTCCAGGGCCTGACGGCCGGCGCGGTCAAGGGTTAG
- the queC gene encoding 7-cyano-7-deazaguanine synthase QueC has translation MKVLVVCSGGLDSISLAYKIAASHQLIGLISFNYGQRHVKELEFAALCAQKLDVPHAIIDVSNVGKHLTGSALTDDIEVPDGHYAEETMKATVVPNRNAIMLAIAFGLAAARQADAVAIAVHGGDHFIYPDCRPGFISSFEVMQQHALEGYANVRLLAPYVNATKADIVIDGARHRTPFAETWSCYKGGRLHCGRCGTCVERREAFHLAGVEDPTVYDDPDFWIAATGGYRAEEAK, from the coding sequence ATGAAAGTACTTGTCGTCTGCTCAGGCGGACTCGACTCCATTTCGCTTGCATACAAGATCGCGGCGAGCCACCAACTGATCGGCCTGATTTCCTTCAACTACGGTCAGCGGCATGTCAAAGAGCTGGAATTCGCGGCACTCTGCGCACAGAAGCTCGACGTTCCGCATGCCATCATCGACGTCTCGAACGTGGGCAAGCACCTGACCGGCTCCGCCCTCACGGACGATATTGAGGTGCCAGACGGCCACTATGCAGAGGAGACGATGAAGGCAACGGTCGTGCCGAACCGGAACGCCATCATGCTGGCGATTGCATTCGGGCTGGCCGCAGCACGTCAGGCAGACGCCGTGGCGATCGCAGTCCATGGCGGAGACCATTTCATCTACCCCGATTGCCGGCCGGGCTTCATTTCGTCGTTCGAAGTCATGCAACAGCATGCGCTCGAGGGCTATGCAAACGTCAGATTGCTCGCTCCCTATGTGAACGCTACGAAGGCCGACATTGTCATCGATGGCGCCAGGCACCGAACGCCATTTGCGGAGACCTGGTCTTGCTACAAGGGCGGTCGCCTGCATTGCGGAAGATGCGGTACTTGCGTCGAGCGTCGCGAAGCTTTCCATCTCGCCGGTGTCGAGGATCCGACCGTCTATGACGATCCGGATTTCTGGATTGCTGCGACGGGTGGGTACAGAGCAGAAGAGGCGAAGTGA
- the ugpC gene encoding sn-glycerol-3-phosphate ABC transporter ATP-binding protein UgpC encodes MASIDIKNIKKSYGHFPVLHGVDLEIKDGEFVVLVGPSGCGKSTLLRMIAGLEEVTDGEIRIAGNRVNELHPKDRDIAMVFQSYALYPHMNVAGNMSYSLKLRKTAKEKIASAVAGAASKLGLDPLLERRPKALSGGQRQRVAMGRAIVRQPKAFLFDEPLSNLDARLREQMRAEIKKLHGDLKATSIYVTHDQIEAMTLADRIVAMHGGVVQQVGSPLELYDRPANLFVAGFIGSPGMNFLDASYEAGGAKLKDGTIVPLNKSLGLPNGEKVTIGIRPEHVTMTNDGSGISADVELVEPTGFGIILHLSLHGLPFKIFTLDRDALSAGPKVNVTFPAKHLHVFNGEGNRVD; translated from the coding sequence ATGGCATCGATCGACATCAAGAATATCAAGAAATCCTACGGCCATTTCCCGGTGCTGCATGGCGTCGATCTGGAAATCAAGGATGGGGAATTCGTCGTCCTCGTCGGCCCGTCCGGCTGCGGCAAGTCAACACTGCTGCGCATGATCGCCGGCCTCGAAGAGGTGACTGATGGTGAAATCCGCATTGCCGGCAATCGTGTCAACGAGCTGCACCCAAAAGACCGCGACATCGCCATGGTGTTCCAGTCCTACGCGCTCTATCCGCACATGAATGTTGCCGGCAATATGAGCTATAGCCTGAAGCTCAGGAAGACGGCGAAGGAGAAGATCGCGAGTGCCGTTGCCGGTGCGGCTTCCAAGCTCGGCCTCGACCCGCTGCTCGAACGGCGCCCGAAGGCGCTCTCCGGCGGCCAGCGCCAGCGTGTCGCCATGGGCCGCGCCATCGTGCGCCAGCCGAAGGCTTTTCTCTTCGACGAGCCGCTGTCGAACCTCGATGCGCGCCTGCGCGAACAGATGCGCGCCGAAATCAAGAAATTGCATGGCGACCTCAAGGCAACCTCGATCTACGTGACTCACGACCAGATCGAGGCGATGACGCTGGCGGACCGGATCGTCGCCATGCATGGTGGGGTCGTGCAGCAGGTCGGCAGCCCCTTGGAGCTTTACGACCGCCCCGCCAATCTCTTCGTCGCGGGCTTCATCGGTTCGCCGGGCATGAATTTCCTCGATGCGAGTTATGAGGCAGGCGGAGCGAAGCTGAAGGACGGCACGATCGTACCGCTCAACAAGTCCCTTGGCCTGCCGAACGGCGAAAAGGTGACCATCGGCATTCGGCCGGAACACGTCACCATGACGAATGACGGGTCCGGAATTAGCGCCGACGTCGAGCTCGTCGAGCCGACCGGCTTCGGCATCATCCTGCATCTTTCGCTGCACGGCCTGCCATTCAAGATCTTCACGCTTGATCGTGATGCGCTGAGTGCAGGACCGAAGGTCAATGTCACTTTCCCGGCCAAGCATCTGCATGTGTTCAACGGTGAGGGCAACCGGGTCGATTGA
- a CDS encoding sugar ABC transporter permease — MTITADTLEMRHDRRPWLRRLADASEPYLYSAPSLILIIAVMLVPLVVGVSYAFRDIQLLNPFSGGFVGIEHFRELAQDKAFYGALKNTLWWTGASVILQFIFGLILALLLDKPFWGRGVIQALVFLPWAVPSFLAGLNWAWLFNPVIGPIPHWLFGLGLMSEPGNILSDPQYAMWGPIIANVWWGIPFFAITLLAALQAIPRDLYEAASIDGAGWFQRFRSITLPFLAPTIAITVMLRTVWISNFADLIVVMTGGGPADRTQIVASYIFTQAFKRLDFGYASAIALVLLVLLLAYSMLIILLRQSLLAKD, encoded by the coding sequence ATGACTATCACCGCCGACACGCTCGAGATGCGCCACGACCGCCGGCCATGGCTGCGGCGCCTGGCCGATGCCTCGGAGCCTTATCTCTATAGCGCGCCCTCGTTGATCCTGATCATTGCGGTCATGCTGGTCCCGCTGGTGGTCGGCGTTTCCTATGCCTTCCGCGATATCCAGCTTCTCAATCCTTTTTCAGGTGGCTTCGTCGGGATCGAGCATTTCCGCGAGCTTGCACAGGACAAGGCCTTCTACGGCGCGCTCAAGAATACGCTCTGGTGGACCGGCGCTTCCGTCATCCTGCAATTCATCTTCGGTCTCATCCTCGCCCTCCTGCTCGACAAGCCGTTCTGGGGCAGGGGCGTCATTCAGGCGTTGGTCTTCCTGCCCTGGGCCGTACCGTCATTCCTTGCCGGCCTGAACTGGGCCTGGCTTTTCAATCCGGTCATCGGGCCGATCCCGCATTGGCTGTTTGGGCTCGGGCTGATGAGTGAGCCGGGCAATATTCTCTCCGATCCGCAATATGCGATGTGGGGGCCGATCATCGCCAATGTCTGGTGGGGTATTCCCTTCTTTGCCATCACGCTGCTCGCAGCCCTGCAGGCGATCCCGCGCGATCTTTATGAAGCGGCCTCGATCGACGGTGCCGGCTGGTTCCAGCGGTTCAGGTCGATCACCTTGCCGTTTCTGGCGCCGACGATTGCAATCACTGTCATGCTGCGCACCGTCTGGATTTCGAATTTCGCCGATCTCATCGTCGTCATGACTGGCGGCGGCCCGGCGGACAGGACGCAGATTGTCGCGAGCTACATCTTCACCCAGGCCTTCAAGCGGCTCGATTTCGGCTATGCCTCGGCGATTGCGCTGGTGCTGCTAGTCCTGCTTCTCGCCTATTCCATGCTGATCATCCTGCTGCGGCAGAGCTTGCTGGCCAAGGATTGA
- a CDS encoding YcaO-like family protein has translation MSPTSAGSDPEDAEAYFRSLLPLCRRARITRIADLTGLDRIGIPVIQAIRPAALSEVTSLGRGLSKATAAIGAIMESLERYYAEAIPASRVFVSTAERLQVGAGFFDGFSPAASRENWREREIDWIMGVDIATGALTPVPFELVHTIYTDPPPRRDGVFLRTTTGLACHRSDLAALLHGLLECIERDAMARAFETHGLMDRMRLSLSGLGAAAQDLLSRIAEHGISAAFWYAPSPAGIPVVWCQTIEAGEGEPTLALPTEGYCAGLDIHQAAFGALLEALAARAGAISGARDDQTRRHYLRPSKAMLADARDLILGKNAQSTNFTGVLPPAVDLVDLLERVIAAGLGPVLAVPVALLNDPSIRCVRTILAGMRPFSVER, from the coding sequence ATGTCTCCTACATCGGCAGGATCGGACCCCGAAGATGCAGAGGCTTATTTCCGCTCCCTGCTGCCTCTCTGTCGTCGCGCCCGGATCACACGCATCGCCGACCTGACCGGCCTCGACCGGATCGGGATTCCGGTCATCCAGGCCATACGACCCGCGGCATTGTCCGAAGTCACCTCGCTCGGCCGCGGATTGTCCAAAGCGACTGCTGCCATCGGTGCAATCATGGAGTCGCTCGAGCGCTATTACGCCGAGGCAATCCCTGCTTCTCGCGTCTTCGTGTCGACTGCAGAAAGACTGCAGGTTGGCGCCGGATTCTTCGATGGTTTCAGTCCCGCAGCTTCTCGGGAAAATTGGCGCGAGCGCGAGATCGACTGGATCATGGGCGTCGATATTGCGACCGGCGCTCTCACCCCCGTGCCGTTTGAACTTGTGCATACGATCTACACCGATCCACCACCTCGGCGTGACGGCGTCTTTCTGCGCACCACGACCGGCCTTGCATGCCACCGGTCAGACCTTGCCGCCTTACTGCATGGGCTACTGGAATGCATAGAGCGGGATGCGATGGCGCGTGCTTTCGAAACCCACGGCCTTATGGACCGGATGAGGCTGTCGTTGTCGGGACTGGGAGCAGCGGCTCAAGATCTTCTGTCACGCATCGCCGAGCACGGAATATCGGCCGCCTTCTGGTATGCGCCATCGCCAGCAGGGATCCCGGTCGTCTGGTGCCAGACGATTGAAGCTGGCGAAGGCGAACCCACGCTCGCGCTGCCGACGGAAGGTTATTGTGCCGGTCTTGATATTCATCAGGCGGCGTTCGGCGCGCTGCTTGAAGCGCTGGCGGCCCGTGCCGGTGCGATATCCGGTGCGCGTGACGATCAGACGCGGAGACATTATCTGAGGCCGAGCAAGGCAATGCTTGCCGACGCGCGCGATCTCATCCTTGGCAAAAACGCTCAATCGACCAATTTTACCGGTGTTTTGCCGCCTGCCGTCGACCTCGTTGATCTTCTGGAGCGGGTCATCGCTGCTGGACTGGGGCCGGTTCTTGCTGTTCCGGTTGCTTTGTTGAACGATCCGAGCATTCGCTGCGTGCGCACGATCCTCGCTGGCATGCGCCCCTTTTCCGTCGAGCGGTGA
- the pepT gene encoding peptidase T, giving the protein MTDTVLDRFLRYVVIDTQSDPASSAQPTTEKQKDLGRVLVEELLAIGLSDAHLDEYGYVYATIPANTDKSVPVICFCSHMDTAPDFTGKNVKPQMVKGYAGGDIQLPGDPNRVIRVSEHPELKNQIGNDIITTDGTTLLGADDKAGLAEIMAAAQVLVDNPGIKHGTIKILFTPDEEVGRGVNKVDLKKLGAEFAYTMDGETAGHIEDETFSADSVDIVIAGVAIHPGFAKDRMENAIKIAGAIIDRLPKEIAPETTEGKQGFIHPTGVAGSMEKAAISLIIRDFTDAGLAEKETMLEAIVKDVMKAYPGSTYRFDVKEQYRNMKTVLDRHPEIVANAVEAVRRADMTPVRGSIRGGTDGSRLSFMGLPCPNIFAGGHAFHSPLEWISRQDMEKAVRTIVELARVWEERA; this is encoded by the coding sequence ATGACAGACACTGTTCTCGACCGTTTTCTTCGCTATGTCGTCATCGACACGCAATCTGATCCCGCCTCGTCCGCGCAGCCGACCACCGAAAAACAGAAGGATCTCGGCCGGGTTCTTGTCGAGGAGCTCCTGGCGATCGGCCTTTCGGATGCACATCTCGATGAGTACGGCTATGTCTATGCGACTATTCCGGCCAATACGGACAAGAGCGTGCCAGTCATCTGCTTCTGCTCGCATATGGACACTGCGCCTGACTTCACCGGAAAGAACGTGAAGCCGCAGATGGTGAAGGGCTATGCCGGTGGGGATATTCAGCTTCCCGGTGATCCAAATCGGGTGATCCGTGTTTCAGAACATCCCGAGCTGAAAAACCAGATCGGCAACGATATCATCACGACCGATGGAACGACTTTGCTCGGCGCAGACGACAAGGCGGGCCTGGCGGAAATCATGGCTGCGGCTCAAGTCCTCGTCGACAATCCGGGGATCAAGCATGGCACGATCAAGATCCTCTTCACGCCGGATGAAGAGGTTGGTCGCGGCGTCAACAAGGTCGATCTGAAGAAGCTCGGCGCGGAATTTGCCTACACGATGGATGGCGAGACCGCCGGCCATATCGAGGATGAAACCTTTTCGGCAGATAGCGTCGATATTGTTATCGCCGGCGTGGCAATCCATCCGGGTTTTGCCAAGGATCGGATGGAAAATGCGATCAAGATCGCAGGCGCGATCATCGACCGGCTGCCGAAAGAGATCGCCCCGGAAACGACCGAGGGAAAGCAGGGCTTCATCCATCCGACAGGGGTGGCAGGCTCGATGGAAAAGGCTGCAATCAGCCTCATCATTCGCGATTTCACCGATGCGGGTCTGGCCGAAAAGGAGACCATGCTCGAAGCGATCGTCAAGGATGTGATGAAGGCTTACCCGGGGTCGACCTATCGTTTCGACGTGAAGGAACAGTATCGCAACATGAAGACGGTGCTCGACCGCCATCCCGAGATCGTCGCGAATGCCGTCGAAGCGGTTCGCCGGGCGGACATGACACCGGTGCGCGGCAGCATCCGCGGCGGCACTGACGGTTCGCGTCTTTCCTTCATGGGCCTGCCGTGCCCCAACATCTTCGCTGGCGGCCACGCCTTCCACTCGCCGCTCGAATGGATCAGCCGCCAGGATATGGAAAAGGCTGTCAGGACGATCGTGGAGCTTGCCAGGGTTTGGGAAGAGCGCGCCTAG
- the queE gene encoding 7-carboxy-7-deazaguanine synthase QueE, with protein sequence MTVREQKIRISEIFGPTIQGEGPLIGLPTVFVRTGGCDYRCEWCDTLHAVDSAFRDEWTPMSVDDIWSKVEALSQGCPLTISLSGGNPAIQPLGPLITRGKRDGYQFALETQGSIAQDWFAELDHLILSPKPPSSGMGFKAGELRECVAAVRNGPRIAMKIVIFDELDYAFARSVAREFEELPIFLQPGNHTPPVEDEVLIDLDGILNRMRWLVDRVASDRWFDARVLPQLHVLLWGNMRGV encoded by the coding sequence ATGACGGTCAGGGAGCAAAAGATCCGCATCAGCGAAATATTCGGACCGACGATCCAGGGGGAGGGGCCGCTCATAGGCCTTCCCACAGTCTTCGTCAGAACGGGCGGATGCGACTATCGCTGCGAATGGTGCGATACCCTCCATGCCGTCGACAGCGCCTTCCGCGACGAATGGACGCCGATGTCGGTCGACGACATCTGGTCGAAAGTGGAAGCGCTCTCTCAGGGCTGTCCGCTGACGATTTCCTTGTCTGGTGGAAACCCGGCAATTCAGCCACTTGGGCCGCTGATAACCAGGGGAAAGCGCGACGGCTATCAATTCGCTTTGGAAACGCAGGGCTCGATCGCCCAGGACTGGTTTGCAGAATTGGATCATTTGATCCTCAGCCCCAAACCACCTTCTAGCGGCATGGGATTCAAGGCGGGTGAACTAAGGGAGTGCGTGGCAGCTGTACGCAATGGTCCCAGGATCGCTATGAAGATCGTCATCTTCGATGAGCTTGACTACGCTTTTGCAAGGTCGGTCGCCAGGGAGTTCGAAGAGCTTCCGATCTTTCTCCAGCCGGGCAATCACACGCCGCCGGTGGAAGATGAAGTGCTGATCGATCTCGACGGCATTCTCAACCGCATGCGTTGGCTGGTCGATCGGGTCGCCTCGGACCGGTGGTTCGACGCGCGCGTTCTCCCGCAGCTCCACGTTCTGCTCTGGGGAAACATGCGGGGCGTGTGA
- a CDS encoding sugar ABC transporter substrate-binding protein produces the protein MKKLILSTLFATTMMAGTAFADTTLKLVEVITSPERTETLKSIVGKFEAANPGTKVDIISLPWNEAFQKFATMVSAGDVPDVMEMPDTWLSLYANNGMLESLEPYLAKWEHTKELTPRALDLGRDVNNTAYMLPYGFYLRAMFYNKKLLADAGVKEPPKTMEDFTKASEAVSKLPGKYGYCMRGGPGGLNGWMIFAASMAGSNKYFNEDGTSTMNSEGWAKGIEWMVDLYKKGYAPKDSVNWGFNEVVAGFYSGTCAFLDQDPDALIAIAERMKKEDFGVMPLPKGPAGKSYPTIGYGGWSMFTTSQNKDLSWKLIATLEGPEGNIEWNKKIGALPAYTAAEKDPFYAGDQFKGWFEELADKDTVPTVMPTYLEEFAFFKDSVAIKTSQQALLGDISAKDLADQWADYLTKAQQKFLAKK, from the coding sequence ATGAAAAAGCTTATTCTTTCAACGCTCTTTGCAACCACGATGATGGCAGGCACGGCCTTTGCGGACACGACGCTGAAGCTCGTCGAAGTCATCACCAGCCCAGAGCGCACCGAAACGCTGAAGTCGATCGTCGGCAAGTTCGAAGCCGCCAATCCCGGCACCAAGGTCGATATCATCTCGCTGCCCTGGAACGAAGCCTTCCAGAAGTTCGCGACCATGGTTTCGGCCGGCGATGTGCCCGACGTGATGGAAATGCCCGATACCTGGCTGTCGCTCTATGCCAACAACGGCATGCTCGAGAGCCTCGAGCCCTATCTTGCGAAGTGGGAGCACACCAAGGAACTGACGCCTCGCGCGCTCGACCTCGGCCGTGACGTCAATAACACCGCCTATATGCTGCCCTACGGCTTCTATCTGCGCGCCATGTTCTACAACAAGAAGCTGCTCGCAGACGCCGGCGTCAAGGAACCACCGAAGACGATGGAAGACTTCACCAAGGCCTCCGAAGCCGTCTCCAAGCTGCCGGGCAAATATGGCTACTGCATGCGCGGCGGTCCGGGCGGCCTGAACGGCTGGATGATCTTTGCCGCCTCCATGGCCGGCAGCAACAAGTACTTCAACGAAGATGGCACCTCGACCATGAACAGCGAAGGCTGGGCAAAGGGCATCGAGTGGATGGTCGATCTCTACAAGAAGGGCTATGCACCGAAGGATAGCGTCAACTGGGGCTTCAACGAAGTCGTCGCCGGCTTCTATTCCGGTACCTGCGCCTTCCTCGACCAGGATCCGGATGCGCTGATCGCCATTGCCGAGCGCATGAAGAAGGAAGACTTCGGCGTCATGCCGTTGCCGAAGGGGCCGGCCGGCAAGTCCTATCCGACTATCGGTTACGGCGGCTGGTCGATGTTCACGACGAGCCAGAACAAGGACCTCTCCTGGAAGCTGATCGCCACGCTCGAAGGGCCTGAAGGCAATATCGAGTGGAACAAGAAGATCGGCGCTCTGCCGGCCTATACGGCTGCCGAGAAGGATCCCTTCTACGCCGGTGACCAGTTCAAGGGCTGGTTCGAGGAACTCGCCGACAAGGACACCGTCCCGACGGTCATGCCGACCTACCTCGAGGAATTCGCCTTCTTCAAGGATTCCGTGGCGATCAAGACCTCGCAGCAGGCGCTGCTCGGTGACATCTCGGCCAAGGATCTCGCCGATCAGTGGGCCGATTACCTCACCAAGGCGCAGCAGAAGTTCCTGGCCAAGAAGTAA
- a CDS encoding PLP-dependent transferase gives MTDGLEPFDLASLITAHDEGNFAEAVVPPIFQTSLFTFSDYDDMIASYRGEKVRPIYTRGLNPTVRMFEEMLAKLEGAEDALGFASGMAAISSAVLSFVEPGDRIVAVKHVYPDAFRLFGTILKRMKVEVTYVDGRDEEAVAKALPGAKVFYMESPTSWVMEAHDVGALAALAKKHGVVTMIDNSWASPFFQRPITLGVDLVIHSASKYLGGHSDVVAGIVAGSKEMIARIKAESYPYLGGKLSPFDAWLLIRGLRTLPLRMRAHEAAALTIAQRLQALDVVEQVCHPGLANRLPNGLNGTSGLFSFIFREGIDVRAFADHLKLFKLGVSWGGHESLIVPGEVVLQQKAQPNSAQTFGISPRSVRLHIGLEGTEALWRDIEEAIAVAS, from the coding sequence ATGACTGACGGCCTCGAACCGTTCGACCTTGCCTCGCTGATCACCGCCCATGACGAAGGCAACTTCGCCGAAGCGGTCGTGCCGCCGATCTTCCAGACGTCGCTTTTCACTTTCTCCGACTATGACGACATGATCGCCTCCTATCGCGGCGAAAAGGTGCGGCCGATCTATACGCGTGGCCTGAACCCGACCGTGCGCATGTTCGAGGAGATGCTCGCAAAGCTCGAAGGGGCTGAAGATGCGTTGGGCTTTGCAAGCGGTATGGCGGCGATCTCGTCTGCCGTTCTGAGCTTTGTGGAACCGGGCGACCGCATCGTCGCCGTCAAGCATGTCTATCCGGATGCCTTCCGGCTATTCGGCACGATCCTGAAGCGAATGAAGGTCGAAGTGACCTATGTCGACGGTCGTGATGAAGAGGCGGTCGCCAAGGCGCTGCCGGGTGCCAAGGTCTTCTACATGGAAAGTCCGACGAGCTGGGTCATGGAAGCCCATGATGTCGGCGCGCTGGCGGCACTCGCCAAAAAGCACGGCGTGGTCACAATGATCGACAACAGCTGGGCGAGCCCATTCTTCCAGCGGCCGATAACGCTCGGTGTCGACCTGGTCATTCATTCGGCCTCAAAATATCTCGGCGGCCACAGCGATGTCGTCGCCGGTATCGTCGCCGGCTCGAAGGAGATGATCGCGCGCATCAAGGCCGAATCCTATCCCTATCTCGGTGGCAAGCTGTCTCCCTTCGATGCCTGGCTGCTGATCCGGGGGCTCCGGACTTTGCCCTTGCGCATGCGGGCACATGAGGCAGCGGCCTTGACGATCGCTCAGCGCCTGCAGGCGCTCGATGTAGTCGAGCAGGTCTGTCATCCGGGCCTTGCCAACCGCTTGCCCAACGGCCTCAACGGCACGTCGGGCCTCTTTTCCTTCATATTCCGCGAGGGCATCGATGTCAGAGCCTTCGCAGATCACCTCAAGCTTTTCAAACTGGGCGTAAGCTGGGGTGGACATGAAAGCCTGATCGTACCGGGCGAGGTGGTGCTGCAGCAAAAGGCACAGCCGAATTCCGCACAAACCTTCGGTATCAGCCCGCGATCTGTGCGCCTCCATATCGGCCTCGAAGGAACCGAGGCCCTGTGGAGGGATATCGAGGAGGCGATTGCTGTCGCCTCTTAA
- a CDS encoding TfuA domain-containing protein, with protein MDQSKDGPILVFLGPTLRLPEAQCLLDAIYLQPVSQGDIILAAHAFRPKAMVLIDGFFEDRPAVRHKEILWALSQGIVMIGAASMGALRAAELHPFGMIGVGLIYRWYRRWPLTAEDAVAVQCGPAELGFTPLTEALVDLQRSFKALFRHGLISKAEMDAGTAAAQRLNFRERSLRKVVIAAQWLPEKAALLRSHLIMQKKADARLALQLAPALSKLKQEKLPCTITNTFLRDLEAGSIDIKLIRTY; from the coding sequence ATGGATCAGAGCAAGGACGGCCCAATACTCGTTTTTCTCGGTCCGACCCTGCGTTTGCCAGAGGCGCAGTGCCTTCTCGACGCAATATACCTGCAGCCTGTTTCGCAGGGAGACATCATCCTTGCCGCGCACGCGTTTCGCCCGAAAGCGATGGTTTTGATTGATGGCTTCTTTGAAGACAGACCCGCCGTGCGCCATAAGGAAATTCTCTGGGCGCTGTCGCAAGGCATCGTGATGATCGGCGCGGCAAGCATGGGCGCGCTCCGGGCTGCAGAACTGCACCCGTTCGGAATGATCGGTGTCGGCCTCATCTATCGCTGGTACAGGCGGTGGCCGCTAACGGCGGAAGATGCCGTCGCAGTCCAATGCGGGCCTGCCGAACTCGGCTTCACGCCTCTCACGGAGGCCTTGGTCGACCTTCAGCGCAGTTTTAAGGCGCTCTTTCGTCATGGCCTGATCTCCAAAGCCGAGATGGATGCCGGTACCGCGGCGGCCCAACGGCTTAATTTTCGGGAGCGCTCCCTCAGAAAGGTAGTGATTGCAGCGCAATGGCTGCCGGAGAAGGCAGCCTTGCTCCGCAGCCATCTCATTATGCAGAAGAAAGCCGATGCCAGACTGGCACTGCAACTCGCTCCTGCACTCTCGAAGTTAAAACAGGAGAAGCTGCCCTGTACGATAACCAATACTTTCCTTCGCGATCTGGAAGCCGGATCTATTGACATCAAGTTAATTAGAACTTACTAA